The following are from one region of the Mesorhizobium sp. B4-1-4 genome:
- a CDS encoding SDR family NAD(P)-dependent oxidoreductase, with protein sequence MTLDLTGRVAVVTGASRGIGYFIARELAAAGAHVIAVARTVGGLEELDDQIKAGGGQATLVPLDLADMAGIDRLGGAIHERWGKLDILVANAGVLGVISPIGHVEAKTFEKVITINVTSTWRLIRSVDPLLRLSDAGRAIILSSNTAHSARAFWAPYAASKAAVETMMRSWAHETQSLPLRVNAADPGATRTAMRAQAVPGEDPETLPHPSEIAKRIVPLASPDLKETGLIFQAKHNRFVAYKQPE encoded by the coding sequence ATGACCCTCGACCTTACCGGCCGCGTCGCGGTCGTCACCGGCGCCTCGCGCGGCATAGGCTATTTCATCGCCAGGGAACTGGCGGCCGCCGGTGCCCATGTGATTGCGGTTGCGCGCACCGTTGGCGGACTGGAAGAGCTCGACGATCAGATCAAGGCAGGCGGCGGCCAGGCAACGCTGGTGCCGCTCGACCTCGCCGACATGGCCGGCATCGACCGGCTGGGCGGCGCCATCCACGAGCGCTGGGGCAAGCTCGACATCCTCGTCGCCAATGCCGGCGTGCTCGGCGTCATCTCGCCGATCGGCCATGTCGAGGCCAAGACCTTCGAAAAAGTGATAACCATCAACGTGACCTCGACCTGGCGGCTGATCCGCTCGGTCGACCCTCTGCTGCGGCTCTCGGATGCCGGCAGGGCCATCATTCTTTCTTCCAATACCGCGCATTCGGCGCGCGCCTTCTGGGCGCCTTACGCAGCGTCGAAGGCGGCGGTCGAAACCATGATGCGCTCCTGGGCGCATGAGACGCAAAGCCTGCCGTTGCGAGTCAACGCCGCCGATCCAGGCGCCACCCGCACCGCGATGCGAGCCCAGGCCGTCCCCGGTGAGGATCCGGAGACGCTGCCGCATCCTTCAGAGATCGCCAAGCGCATCGTGCCGCTGGCCAGCCCCGACTTGAAGGAAACCGGGCTGATCTTCCAAGCCAAGCACAACCGCTTCGTCGCTTATAAGCAGCCGGAATAA
- the purF gene encoding amidophosphoribosyltransferase — MADADDVLSAEADDHFHDECGVFGIFGRQDAAAIVTLGLHALQHRGQEAAGIVSYDGTQFHVERHVGLIGDTFTKQRVIDSLQGNRAIGHTRYATTGGAGMRNIQPFFAELADGGFAVAHNGNLTNAMTVQRALQKQGAIFSSTSDTETLLHLVATSKERDLNSRFIDAVRQVEGAFSLVAMTAKKMIGCRDPLGIRPLVLGDLDGAWILASETCALDIIGARFVRDLKPGEMVVITSKGIESLFPFEPQKTRFCIFEYVYFARPDSSVEGRNVYEVRKRIGAELAQENPVEADIVVPVPDSGTPAAIGFSQAAGIPFELGIIRNHYVGRTFIQPGDSIRHMGVKLKHNANRRMIEGKRVVLVDDSIVRGTTSQKIVQMVRDAGAKEVHMRIASPPTSASCFYGVDTPEKSKLLASRMSVQEMAEFIRVDSLGFLSIDGLYRAVGEAGRDSEQPQFCDACFTGQYPTRLLDFEGHDNVRTLSLLATSGS, encoded by the coding sequence ATGGCAGACGCAGACGACGTGCTTTCCGCCGAGGCCGACGACCATTTCCATGACGAATGCGGCGTGTTCGGCATTTTTGGTCGGCAAGACGCGGCGGCCATCGTCACGCTAGGCCTGCACGCGCTGCAGCATCGCGGCCAGGAGGCGGCCGGTATCGTTTCCTATGACGGCACGCAGTTCCATGTCGAACGCCATGTTGGCCTGATCGGCGACACATTCACCAAACAACGGGTCATCGACAGCCTGCAGGGCAACCGGGCCATTGGTCACACACGCTACGCCACGACCGGCGGCGCCGGCATGCGCAACATTCAGCCCTTCTTCGCCGAACTCGCCGATGGCGGCTTTGCCGTCGCCCATAACGGCAATTTGACCAATGCCATGACAGTGCAGCGCGCATTGCAGAAGCAAGGCGCGATCTTCTCTTCCACTTCCGACACTGAGACGCTCCTGCATCTGGTGGCGACCAGCAAGGAACGGGATCTCAACTCGCGCTTCATCGATGCGGTACGGCAGGTCGAGGGCGCTTTTTCGCTGGTGGCGATGACAGCCAAGAAGATGATCGGCTGCCGCGATCCACTCGGTATCCGCCCGTTGGTGCTGGGCGATCTCGACGGCGCCTGGATTCTTGCCTCCGAAACCTGCGCTCTCGACATTATCGGCGCGCGTTTCGTGCGCGACCTGAAACCCGGCGAGATGGTCGTCATCACCTCCAAGGGCATTGAAAGCCTGTTTCCGTTCGAGCCGCAGAAGACCCGCTTCTGCATCTTCGAATATGTCTATTTCGCCCGGCCGGACTCTTCGGTCGAGGGCCGCAACGTTTACGAGGTGCGCAAGCGCATCGGTGCCGAACTGGCGCAGGAAAACCCTGTCGAGGCCGACATTGTCGTGCCGGTGCCGGATTCCGGCACACCGGCGGCAATCGGCTTCAGCCAGGCGGCGGGCATACCCTTCGAACTCGGCATCATCCGCAATCATTATGTCGGCCGCACCTTCATCCAGCCCGGCGATTCGATCCGCCACATGGGCGTCAAGCTGAAGCATAATGCCAACCGCCGCATGATCGAGGGCAAGCGCGTGGTTCTGGTCGACGATTCGATCGTGCGCGGCACCACCAGCCAGAAGATCGTGCAGATGGTTCGTGACGCCGGCGCCAAGGAGGTGCATATGCGCATCGCCTCGCCGCCGACCAGCGCCTCCTGCTTCTACGGCGTCGACACGCCGGAGAAGTCGAAGCTTCTGGCTTCGCGCATGTCCGTGCAGGAAATGGCTGAATTCATCCGCGTCGATTCACTCGGCTTCCTGTCGATCGACGGCCTCTACCGCGCCGTCGGCGAGGCCGGCCGCGACAGTGAGCAGCCGCAATTCTGCGATGCCTGCTTCACCGGCCAGTATCCGACCCGCCTGCTCGACTTCGAAGGCCACGACAATGTGCGCACCCTGTCACTGCTGGCGACGAGCGGGTCGTAG
- a CDS encoding CvpA family protein: MPITLLDGILVGFTLVSAMLAMVRGFSREVLSVVSWAAAAAAAFFFYKPVLPYLKPYIENEKIAMAASAGVVFIIALIVVSVITMKLADWIIDSRIGALDRTLGFLYGAARGILVVAVALLFFNWLAGAKAPAWVTDAKSRPLLESIGAKIENLLPADTENAILKKFSPKAGAETPAAPDAPAADAPAADAPTTGDDANAPAPDDNDAGPADNTAKPAPAAPAN, from the coding sequence ATGCCGATTACGCTGCTTGACGGAATTCTCGTCGGCTTCACCCTGGTCTCGGCGATGCTCGCCATGGTTCGCGGCTTCTCGCGCGAGGTCCTGTCGGTCGTCTCGTGGGCGGCGGCAGCGGCGGCGGCTTTCTTCTTCTACAAACCGGTCCTGCCCTATCTGAAGCCCTACATCGAAAATGAGAAGATCGCGATGGCGGCCTCCGCCGGCGTCGTCTTCATCATCGCGCTGATCGTCGTCTCGGTCATCACCATGAAGCTCGCCGACTGGATCATCGATTCCCGGATCGGCGCGCTCGACCGGACACTTGGCTTCCTCTATGGCGCCGCGCGCGGCATCCTGGTGGTGGCGGTGGCACTTTTGTTCTTCAACTGGCTGGCCGGCGCCAAAGCTCCAGCCTGGGTCACGGATGCCAAATCGCGGCCCTTGCTGGAATCGATAGGCGCCAAGATCGAGAACCTGCTGCCAGCCGACACCGAAAACGCAATCCTCAAGAAGTTCAGCCCGAAAGCAGGCGCCGAGACCCCGGCTGCGCCCGATGCACCGGCGGCGGATGCGCCAGCGGCGGATGCGCCGACAACAGGTGACGATGCCAATGCGCCGGCTCCTGACGACAATGACGCCGGCCCGGCGGACAATACGGCCAAGCCGGCGCCGGCAGCGCCGGCGAACTGA
- the radA gene encoding DNA repair protein RadA has product MAKSRVQFICQNCGSVHQRWAGKCDACGEWNTLVEEGTSGGIGSGPANTRNARKGRAVVLTTLSGDIEDAPRIVSGIGELDRATGGGFVRGSALLVGGDPGIGKSTLLTQAAAALASRGHRIVYVSGEEAVAQIRLRAQRLGVASMPVELAAETNVEDILATIADGKRPDLVILDSIQTLWTDLADSAPGTVTQVRAAAQAMIRYAKSTGAAIVLVGHVTKEGQIAGPRVVEHMVDGVLYFEGEGGHHYRILRTVKNRFGPTDEIGVFEMSDKGLREVSNPSELFLGERHAKSPGAAVFAGMEGTRPVLVEIQALVAPSSLGTPRRAVVGWDGARLSMVLAVLEAHCGVRFGQHDVYLNVAGGYRISEPAADLAVAAALVSSLTGLALPADCVYFGEISLSGAVRPVAHAQQRLKEAEKLGFGSAVLPLGSEELAGGIGAGAFQPTELTDLVARIAGSRRSRADDEE; this is encoded by the coding sequence ATGGCCAAATCCCGCGTTCAATTCATCTGCCAGAATTGCGGATCGGTGCATCAGCGCTGGGCCGGCAAATGCGATGCCTGCGGCGAGTGGAACACGCTGGTCGAGGAAGGCACGTCCGGCGGTATCGGCTCGGGGCCGGCCAACACACGCAATGCCCGCAAGGGCCGCGCGGTGGTGCTGACGACGCTTTCCGGCGATATAGAGGATGCGCCGCGCATCGTCTCGGGCATTGGCGAACTCGACCGCGCCACCGGTGGCGGTTTCGTGCGCGGCTCGGCGCTGCTGGTCGGCGGTGATCCCGGCATCGGCAAGTCGACGCTGCTCACCCAGGCTGCCGCCGCTCTTGCCTCGAGAGGCCACCGCATCGTCTATGTCTCGGGCGAAGAAGCCGTCGCGCAGATCAGGCTACGCGCGCAGCGCCTCGGCGTCGCGTCCATGCCGGTCGAGCTGGCGGCCGAAACCAATGTCGAGGATATCCTCGCCACCATCGCCGACGGCAAGCGGCCGGACCTAGTCATTCTCGATTCGATCCAGACGCTTTGGACCGATCTTGCCGATTCGGCGCCAGGCACCGTTACGCAGGTGCGTGCCGCCGCCCAGGCGATGATCCGTTACGCCAAATCCACGGGTGCGGCGATCGTTCTCGTCGGCCATGTCACCAAGGAAGGCCAGATCGCGGGCCCGCGCGTGGTCGAGCACATGGTCGACGGCGTGCTCTATTTCGAGGGCGAAGGCGGCCACCACTACCGCATCCTGCGCACGGTGAAGAACCGCTTCGGGCCGACCGACGAGATCGGCGTCTTCGAAATGTCGGACAAGGGCTTGCGCGAAGTCTCCAACCCATCGGAGCTGTTCCTTGGCGAGCGGCATGCGAAATCGCCCGGTGCGGCCGTTTTCGCCGGCATGGAGGGCACAAGGCCCGTTCTGGTCGAGATCCAGGCGCTGGTCGCGCCGTCCTCGCTCGGCACGCCGCGCCGGGCGGTGGTCGGCTGGGACGGGGCGCGGCTGTCGATGGTGCTGGCGGTGCTGGAGGCTCATTGCGGCGTTCGCTTCGGCCAGCACGACGTCTATCTCAATGTCGCCGGCGGCTACCGCATCAGCGAGCCGGCGGCCGATCTCGCGGTCGCCGCAGCACTGGTTTCCTCGCTCACCGGTCTTGCCCTTCCCGCCGATTGCGTCTATTTCGGCGAAATCAGCCTATCGGGCGCGGTGAGGCCGGTTGCGCATGCGCAACAGCGTCTCAAGGAAGCCGAAAAGCTGGGTTTTGGTAGCGCGGTTCTGCCCTTGGGCAGCGAGGAACTTGCTGGAGGGATCGGGGCCGGCGCTTTCCAGCCCACCGAGCTTACCGACCTCGTGGCGCGCATAGCCGGCTCGCGGCGCAGCCGCGCCGACGATGAAGAGTGA
- a CDS encoding replicative DNA helicase, producing MAEAARKFGVAEQPLYREAPNNIEAEQALLGAILVNNDAFYRVSDFLKPSHFYEPLHRRIFEVAAELIRMGKVATPITLKTFLPADEKVGDMTVAQYVVRLAVEAVTVVNATDYGRAIYDLATRRALITVGEDMVNIAYDAPVDMSPSEQIEDAERRLFELAETGRYDGGFESFTDAVKTAVDMANAAYMRDGGLSGLATGMRDLDRRMGGLQPSDLIVLAGRPGMGKTSLATNIAFNVAEAYVPAQQADGSFKAANGGVVGFFSLEMSSEQLATRIISEQTEISSSKIRRGEISEMDFEKLVACSQTMQKIPLFIDQTGGISIAQLSARARRLKRQRGLDLIVIDYIQLMQGSSAKASQNRVQEITEITTGLKALAKELTVPIIALSQLSRQVESRDDKRPQLSDLRESGSIEQDADVVIFVYREEYYLKNREPKLGTEEYVKWENDMNEMRGKAEVIVAKQRHGPTGTVTLAFHGEFTRFSDLAEEHHIAERFE from the coding sequence ATGGCAGAGGCAGCGCGAAAATTCGGCGTGGCGGAGCAACCGCTTTATCGCGAGGCGCCGAACAACATTGAGGCGGAGCAGGCGCTGCTCGGCGCGATTCTCGTCAATAACGATGCCTTCTACCGTGTCTCCGACTTCCTGAAACCGAGCCATTTCTACGAGCCCCTGCATCGCAGGATCTTTGAAGTCGCGGCTGAGCTCATCCGCATGGGCAAGGTGGCGACGCCGATCACCTTGAAGACCTTTCTGCCGGCCGACGAGAAAGTCGGTGACATGACGGTGGCGCAATATGTCGTGCGGCTGGCGGTGGAAGCCGTCACCGTCGTCAACGCCACCGACTACGGCCGCGCCATCTATGATCTGGCGACGCGCCGCGCGCTGATCACCGTCGGCGAGGACATGGTCAACATCGCGTATGACGCGCCGGTCGACATGTCGCCTTCCGAGCAGATCGAGGACGCCGAACGGCGCCTGTTCGAACTGGCCGAAACCGGACGCTATGATGGCGGTTTCGAGAGCTTCACCGACGCGGTCAAGACCGCCGTCGACATGGCGAACGCCGCCTATATGCGCGACGGCGGTCTCTCGGGCCTAGCCACCGGCATGCGCGACCTCGACCGCCGCATGGGCGGCCTGCAACCCTCCGACCTGATCGTCCTTGCCGGCCGTCCGGGCATGGGCAAGACGTCGCTCGCCACCAACATCGCCTTCAATGTCGCCGAGGCCTATGTGCCGGCACAACAGGCCGACGGCTCGTTTAAGGCGGCCAATGGCGGCGTCGTCGGGTTCTTCTCGCTCGAAATGTCGTCCGAACAGCTCGCAACCCGTATCATTTCCGAACAGACGGAAATCTCTTCGTCGAAGATCCGCCGCGGCGAAATCAGTGAAATGGACTTCGAAAAGCTGGTCGCCTGTTCGCAGACCATGCAGAAGATTCCCCTTTTCATCGACCAGACCGGCGGCATCTCGATCGCGCAATTGTCTGCCCGCGCGCGCCGCCTGAAGCGCCAGCGCGGCCTCGACCTCATCGTCATCGACTATATCCAGCTGATGCAAGGGTCCAGCGCCAAGGCATCGCAGAACCGCGTCCAGGAAATCACCGAGATCACCACGGGCCTGAAGGCGTTGGCAAAAGAGCTGACCGTGCCGATCATCGCGCTCTCACAGCTGTCGCGTCAGGTCGAAAGCCGCGACGACAAGCGCCCGCAGCTCTCGGACTTGCGCGAATCCGGTTCGATCGAGCAGGACGCCGACGTCGTGATCTTCGTGTACCGCGAAGAATACTATCTCAAGAACCGCGAGCCGAAGCTTGGCACCGAGGAATACGTCAAGTGGGAAAACGACATGAACGAGATGCGCGGCAAGGCCGAGGTCATCGTCGCCAAGCAGCGCCACGGGCCGACGGGCACGGTCACGCTGGCCTTCCACGGTGAATTCACACGCTTCTCCGACCTCGCCGAGGAGCATCATATTGCGGAGAGGTTCGAGTAG
- a CDS encoding small ribosomal subunit Rsm22 family protein, giving the protein MELPASLRQAVDRILERVPLPELKQAAKTLSDRYRAELRDDRLHMAQDMAVKAYLAARLPATYAAVRASLGALNEARPDFMPKTLLDVGAGPGTVLWATSDLWPDLEQAVLLEASAAVRKVGEMLAADAIAARTVWQAGDVTVDLGDVESADLVTCAYVLDEIVPASLPKMVDRLWQLTKDTLLIVEPGTPAGWQRILTVRTQLIADGAHLLAPCPHQAPCPLSPPDWCHFSRRVARSRLHRLAKDAEVPWEDEKFIFVAASRQPVAYRVARVIAPPKSGSGKVSLKLCEPDGGAGEKLFTKRDGDVFRLARRLDWGDAMEPGTT; this is encoded by the coding sequence GTGGAATTGCCAGCATCTCTTCGACAAGCTGTCGATCGTATCCTGGAAAGGGTTCCGCTGCCGGAGCTGAAACAGGCGGCGAAAACCCTGTCGGACCGCTACCGGGCCGAACTTCGCGACGACCGTCTGCACATGGCTCAGGACATGGCGGTCAAGGCTTATCTGGCGGCGCGGCTGCCGGCGACTTATGCCGCGGTCCGCGCCAGCCTTGGCGCTTTGAATGAGGCCCGGCCGGATTTCATGCCGAAAACCTTGCTCGATGTTGGCGCTGGCCCTGGTACGGTGCTTTGGGCCACCAGCGATCTCTGGCCTGATCTCGAACAGGCCGTGCTGTTGGAAGCAAGTGCCGCGGTGCGCAAGGTCGGCGAGATGCTCGCCGCCGATGCGATTGCCGCCCGAACCGTCTGGCAGGCCGGTGACGTCACGGTCGACCTTGGTGACGTTGAGTCGGCAGACCTCGTCACATGCGCCTATGTGCTGGACGAGATCGTGCCGGCATCCCTGCCCAAAATGGTCGACCGGCTATGGCAGCTCACGAAAGACACATTGCTGATCGTCGAACCGGGCACGCCGGCGGGCTGGCAGCGAATTCTGACAGTGCGCACGCAATTGATCGCGGACGGCGCGCATCTGCTGGCGCCTTGTCCGCACCAGGCACCCTGCCCGCTCAGCCCGCCCGACTGGTGCCACTTTTCCCGCCGCGTCGCCCGCTCGCGCCTGCACCGGCTGGCCAAGGACGCCGAGGTGCCGTGGGAAGACGAGAAATTCATTTTTGTCGCCGCGTCGCGTCAGCCGGTCGCCTATCGAGTGGCGCGTGTGATTGCGCCGCCGAAATCCGGCTCCGGCAAGGTGTCGCTGAAACTTTGCGAGCCGGACGGAGGCGCGGGCGAAAAGCTGTTTACGAAGCGGGATGGGGACGTGTTCAGGCTGGCCAGGCGCCTGGACTGGGGCGATGCCATGGAACCCGGCACCACTTAA
- a CDS encoding YnfA family protein, translated as MTYLIYAAAALAEIAGCFSVWAWWRLERSPLWLAPGFASLLLFAWLLALVDTNAAGRAYAAYGGIYIIASLAWLWLVEDVRPDRWDFAGAALCIVGASVILLAPRGA; from the coding sequence ATGACCTATCTCATCTATGCCGCCGCAGCACTGGCCGAGATCGCCGGCTGCTTTTCGGTATGGGCCTGGTGGCGGCTGGAAAGGTCGCCGCTGTGGCTGGCGCCAGGCTTCGCCTCGCTGCTTCTGTTTGCCTGGCTTCTGGCGCTGGTCGACACCAATGCCGCGGGCCGCGCCTATGCCGCTTATGGCGGAATCTATATCATTGCCTCGTTGGCCTGGCTGTGGCTGGTGGAAGACGTACGGCCCGACCGCTGGGATTTTGCCGGTGCCGCGCTTTGCATCGTCGGAGCTTCGGTTATCCTGCTCGCACCGCGAGGGGCATAG